The following proteins are encoded in a genomic region of Actinomycetota bacterium:
- a CDS encoding DUF58 domain-containing protein: MTRLVSPRFRTYAVLGVVALIGGLASGRPELVAVSAPFILLIGLGLMGTFDLSPVLEARFDRDRALEGEDVHLHIAITSRAVRLLEVSCDLPAGLSVAPDQDDPLITLVGETGVVIRHGGGLVDLTVRLSCDRWGAYRPAWIRLRNRQGLTQFVHVGVFPVDLELRVYPRTDTLRRLFQPVETQLGFGDLVSRRKGEGLEFADIRPFSPGDDPRRINWRVSATGRGVWVNDRHPERNSDVVLLVDTLASARRGVGVVLDLAVRAAAAIAAGHLGRHDRVGLISFGEPIRWLQAGMGDVQRYRILDTLMESHVHWQLLWRGVRVVPPGALPAKALVVGLTPLLDDRVIEAFGELGGRGFDVIVIEIPPEPFLPNAEKPPDRVARRIWKLEREATRSRFARHGIAVVRWDPSEPLQQALVNAQSYRRSRLRARA, from the coding sequence ATGACCCGTCTGGTCTCTCCTCGCTTCCGCACCTATGCGGTGCTGGGAGTCGTGGCGTTGATCGGAGGCCTCGCCTCCGGCAGGCCCGAGCTCGTTGCCGTGTCCGCGCCCTTCATCTTGCTGATCGGACTCGGCCTGATGGGGACCTTCGATCTGTCTCCGGTGCTCGAGGCTCGATTCGATCGGGATCGCGCCTTGGAGGGCGAAGATGTTCACCTTCACATCGCCATTACTTCGCGGGCCGTCCGCTTACTGGAGGTCTCGTGCGATCTGCCTGCCGGGCTCTCGGTTGCGCCAGACCAGGACGATCCGCTGATCACTCTCGTCGGCGAGACCGGTGTCGTGATCCGTCACGGCGGCGGGCTGGTGGATCTCACCGTGCGCCTGTCCTGCGATCGGTGGGGTGCCTACCGTCCGGCCTGGATTCGGCTGCGAAACCGGCAGGGCCTCACGCAGTTCGTTCACGTGGGCGTGTTCCCCGTTGATCTCGAACTGCGCGTCTATCCAAGGACCGATACGCTTCGCCGCCTCTTTCAACCGGTGGAGACACAACTCGGGTTCGGGGACCTGGTCTCACGAAGGAAGGGAGAGGGACTCGAGTTTGCCGATATCCGACCGTTCAGTCCCGGTGACGACCCTCGCCGTATCAACTGGAGAGTCAGCGCCACGGGGCGAGGTGTCTGGGTCAACGATCGACATCCCGAACGCAACAGCGATGTGGTGCTGCTCGTCGACACGCTTGCCAGTGCTCGTCGAGGAGTAGGTGTCGTGCTGGACCTGGCGGTACGAGCAGCGGCTGCAATCGCGGCCGGACACCTGGGGCGCCATGATCGTGTCGGACTGATCTCGTTCGGGGAGCCCATTCGGTGGCTTCAGGCGGGCATGGGTGACGTTCAGCGCTATCGGATACTCGACACGCTGATGGAGAGCCATGTCCATTGGCAGCTGCTCTGGCGGGGCGTGCGAGTCGTCCCGCCAGGTGCCCTTCCCGCGAAGGCGCTGGTCGTCGGGCTCACGCCGCTGCTGGACGATCGGGTGATCGAGGCATTCGGCGAGCTTGGCGGGCGAGGCTTCGATGTGATCGTCATCGAGATTCCTCCCGAACCGTTCCTGCCCAACGCCGAGAAACCGCCCGATCGTGTGGCGCGTCGCATCTGGAAACTCGAACGCGAAGCAACACGAAGTCGCTTCGCGCGTCACGGCATCGCCGTTGTGCGGTGGGACCCGAGCGAGCCTCTGCAGCAGGCGCTCGTGAATGCGCAGAGCTACCGAAGGAGTCGTCTTCGTGCACGAGCGTGA
- a CDS encoding PspC domain-containing protein yields MNDHTTIPPPEAEAPTDGGRASRPPLRRVHGILGGVAAGIADYFDVEAWLIRLGFLLLVFAGGLGILLYLAGWLIIPERGSDDSIVEGWLQGISTEPAWIGVALIVIAAIWILSSLNVAGSGVIVALALLGIGILLYLGEGPARRPETARAPRTSEQPETSSGSAPVTTQTKQPRPRRRQQPRQRSSLGRFTLAATLIGLGVLALLNNAGVLVPEPRHYFAAALAIVGAGLVVGAVWGRSRGLIAVGLILAFAMGMATTGSTVDAVQDRQVVTYKPQSASQVGSRYELSAGTLTIDLSDIPSSDFAFSANLGAGELNVILPKGIGGSISSRLGVGEFNVLGTTSQGLGIGRTVYLDGTDGTARIDLSVGAGKITVTQEGS; encoded by the coding sequence ATGAATGATCACACCACAATCCCGCCACCGGAGGCCGAAGCCCCAACGGACGGCGGAAGGGCCTCTCGCCCACCTCTTCGTCGCGTGCACGGCATCTTGGGTGGCGTAGCAGCCGGCATCGCCGACTATTTCGACGTGGAAGCCTGGCTGATTCGTCTGGGCTTCCTGCTCCTGGTCTTCGCCGGCGGCCTCGGCATTCTGCTCTATCTGGCAGGTTGGCTGATCATCCCGGAGCGGGGGTCGGACGACTCGATCGTCGAAGGATGGCTGCAGGGGATCTCCACGGAACCGGCCTGGATCGGCGTGGCGCTGATCGTCATCGCAGCGATCTGGATCCTCTCGTCGTTGAACGTCGCAGGATCCGGCGTCATCGTGGCACTGGCCCTGCTCGGAATCGGCATCCTCCTGTATCTGGGGGAAGGCCCGGCCAGACGACCGGAGACGGCGAGAGCACCAAGGACATCGGAGCAACCGGAGACGTCCTCTGGATCCGCTCCGGTAACGACCCAGACGAAGCAGCCTCGTCCACGACGTCGACAACAGCCCCGCCAACGGTCGAGCCTCGGTCGGTTCACCCTTGCTGCGACGCTGATCGGTCTGGGTGTCCTCGCACTGCTCAACAATGCCGGGGTTCTCGTCCCCGAGCCTCGACACTACTTCGCGGCGGCGCTGGCCATCGTAGGAGCAGGTCTGGTCGTCGGCGCAGTCTGGGGACGTTCCAGAGGTCTGATCGCAGTCGGCCTCATCCTGGCCTTTGCCATGGGAATGGCCACGACCGGCAGCACGGTCGACGCCGTCCAGGACCGTCAGGTGGTCACCTACAAGCCACAATCCGCCTCACAGGTCGGCAGCCGCTACGAACTCAGTGCAGGCACCCTCACCATCGACCTGTCCGACATCCCCTCCTCCGACTTCGCTTTCAGCGCCAATCTCGGTGCAGGTGAACTCAACGTCATTCTCCCCAAGGGTATCGGAGGGTCGATCAGTTCCCGCCTCGGCGTCGGCGAGTTCAACGTGCTCGGAACGACGAGCCAAGGTCTCGGTATCGGCAGGACGGTCTATCTCGATGGCACCGACGGAACCGCCCGCATCGACCTGAGCGTCGGGGCAGGCAAGATCACCGTGACACAGGAAGGCAGCTGA
- the argE gene encoding acetylornithine deacetylase, which produces MRTIDMLRQLVAFDTTSAGTNLPLIAFVEDLLAKHGIESRRIPNPQGTKANLLAVIGPISEPGVVLSAHTDVVPVDGQNWSTDPFTATEHKKRLYGRGTADMKSFIAAILSALPAFVAADLRVPIHIALSYDEEVGGLGAPDLIRALESLPVLPRFCVVGEPTEMQVVTDHKGIGTYRVNVTGVERHSSLAPQGVNAVEYAARLIVFLQDLARDIAKNGPFDPGYVVPHSTVHVGTVAGGTALNIVPGSCVFQFEIRNLPTDDLDTILRRIREEGDRLAREMGSYGAIHIEPNVYLPGLSTARDAQIVRWANSLAERRDTGKVTYGSEAGLFSNAGIPSILLGPGNIAQAHQPDEYVSVAQLALADRFVSNLIGWAKR; this is translated from the coding sequence ATGCGTACGATCGACATGCTCCGGCAGCTCGTCGCTTTCGACACGACGAGTGCCGGGACCAACCTGCCGCTCATCGCATTCGTCGAAGACCTCCTGGCGAAGCACGGTATCGAAAGCCGCCGGATTCCGAACCCCCAAGGGACCAAAGCGAACCTGCTGGCCGTCATCGGACCGATATCCGAACCCGGTGTCGTTCTCTCGGCACACACCGACGTCGTTCCGGTCGACGGCCAGAACTGGTCGACCGACCCCTTCACAGCAACCGAGCACAAGAAGCGTCTCTACGGCCGCGGTACCGCCGACATGAAGAGCTTCATCGCCGCCATCCTCTCCGCTCTGCCGGCCTTCGTCGCTGCCGATCTCAGAGTTCCCATCCACATTGCCCTCTCCTACGACGAGGAAGTCGGTGGTCTGGGTGCACCTGATCTGATTCGAGCGCTCGAATCCCTCCCGGTTCTTCCTCGATTCTGCGTGGTCGGAGAACCGACGGAGATGCAGGTCGTTACCGATCACAAAGGCATCGGCACCTATCGAGTGAATGTGACGGGAGTAGAACGCCATTCCTCCCTCGCCCCGCAAGGTGTCAACGCAGTCGAGTATGCGGCACGACTCATCGTGTTCCTTCAAGACCTGGCCCGGGATATCGCGAAGAACGGTCCCTTCGATCCCGGATACGTCGTGCCGCACAGCACGGTCCACGTCGGTACCGTCGCCGGGGGCACCGCCCTGAACATCGTCCCCGGCTCCTGTGTCTTCCAGTTCGAGATCCGCAATCTCCCCACAGACGACCTCGACACGATCCTCCGACGCATCCGGGAAGAAGGCGACAGGCTGGCACGCGAGATGGGAAGCTACGGCGCCATCCACATCGAGCCCAATGTGTATCTCCCTGGTCTCTCCACCGCCCGAGATGCACAGATCGTCCGATGGGCGAACAGCCTCGCCGAGCGCCGGGACACGGGGAAAGTCACCTATGGGAGCGAGGCAGGATTGTTCTCGAACGCCGGGATTCCCTCGATTCTCCTCGGCCCCGGAAACATCGCCCAAGCCCACCAGCCGGACGAATATGTCAGCGTTGCCCAACTGGCGCTCGCCGACCGGTTCGTCTCGAACCTGATCGGGTGGGCGAAGCGGTAA
- a CDS encoding ABC transporter ATP-binding protein: MSEPAIRVEGIGYSYDGQLAVDDIGFTVAPGEILGFLGPNGAGKSTTIKMLTGQLKPQTGTITILGMSMPTRATEIQARIGVAFEEKNLYGNMSARENLIFFGRLFGIANLDADSLLRRVDLADRGGDRVAEFSKGMKQRLMIARVLINTPDVLFLDEPTDGLDPVSSQSIRQVIREEALRGAAVLLTTHDMTEADKLSDRVAFIDEGRILVTDTPENLKQTYGRRSVRIRARRDGEIVEIVIPLDDQDAGERIRQAVAQDDLLTIHTEEATLEDIFIHFAGKRLVA; the protein is encoded by the coding sequence ATGAGTGAACCAGCCATCCGGGTCGAAGGGATCGGCTACTCGTACGACGGGCAACTCGCCGTCGACGACATCGGTTTCACCGTCGCGCCGGGAGAGATCCTCGGATTCCTGGGCCCGAACGGCGCCGGCAAGTCGACGACCATCAAGATGCTCACCGGCCAGCTGAAGCCGCAGACGGGCACGATCACGATCCTCGGCATGAGCATGCCCACAAGGGCCACGGAGATTCAGGCCCGCATCGGCGTGGCGTTCGAAGAAAAGAATCTCTACGGCAACATGTCGGCCAGGGAGAACCTGATCTTCTTCGGTCGGCTCTTCGGAATCGCCAATCTCGACGCCGACTCGCTCCTTCGAAGAGTCGACCTCGCCGACCGCGGCGGTGATCGGGTCGCCGAGTTCTCCAAGGGAATGAAGCAGCGCCTCATGATTGCCAGGGTGCTCATCAACACACCCGACGTTCTGTTCCTCGACGAGCCGACCGACGGTCTCGATCCGGTCTCGTCTCAGTCGATTCGTCAGGTGATCCGGGAAGAGGCGCTTCGTGGAGCAGCCGTGTTGCTGACGACCCACGACATGACGGAGGCCGACAAGCTGTCCGATCGTGTCGCGTTCATCGATGAGGGCCGCATCCTGGTCACCGACACACCAGAAAACCTCAAGCAGACCTACGGCCGGCGTTCCGTCAGGATCAGAGCCAGGAGGGACGGCGAAATCGTCGAGATCGTCATCCCACTCGACGATCAGGATGCCGGCGAGCGGATCCGCCAGGCAGTCGCCCAGGACGACCTCCTCACGATCCACACGGAAGAGGCCACGTTGGAGGATATCTTCATTCACTTCGCCGGCAAGAGGCTCGTGGCATGA
- a CDS encoding TIGR03667 family PPOX class F420-dependent oxidoreductase: MQIPEAAEQRLQRELIIWLTTVTPTGRPQTSPVWFLWKDGEFLIYSLADTARVRNIRANPHVALNFDGDGVGGAVVTFEGVARIDDAAPPASGMPEYVEKYRDDMAENKWTPEVFSARYSVPIRITPRRVRSW, encoded by the coding sequence ATGCAGATACCCGAAGCAGCGGAGCAGCGTCTCCAACGAGAACTGATCATCTGGTTGACCACGGTCACGCCGACCGGGCGGCCGCAGACGTCACCGGTGTGGTTCTTGTGGAAGGACGGCGAGTTCCTCATCTACAGCCTCGCCGATACGGCACGGGTTCGGAACATTCGGGCGAATCCGCATGTCGCCCTCAACTTCGATGGGGACGGTGTGGGCGGTGCAGTCGTGACCTTCGAAGGAGTCGCGCGTATCGATGATGCTGCCCCGCCGGCGAGCGGCATGCCCGAGTATGTCGAGAAGTATCGTGACGACATGGCCGAGAACAAGTGGACGCCGGAGGTGTTCTCGGCCCGCTATTCGGTGCCGATCCGAATCACCCCGCGGCGGGTCCGATCCTGGTGA
- a CDS encoding MoxR family ATPase, giving the protein MNELDVQQVATLARRVLDEIERAVIGKRAALELMLLSILSDGHILIEDYPGLAKTLMARSFAQVTDLAFNRVQFTPDLMPMDVTGSMVLGAGRQLEFRRGPVFTNLLLADEVNRAPAKTQAALLEAMQERQVTVDGVTHPLDRPFLVMATQNPIEYEGTYPLPEAQLDRFLMRLSVGYPEPEDEWRILEDRMERRSDDVRLDVVIDGRTLRGMQRVVESVHVSEPVGKYIVDLVGSTRTRRRTQVGASPRGSLAVMKLSRAKAAVDGRDFVTPDDVKRVAIPALAHRIILRPELWVQDVRGEDVVEECLDTVPTPPSVPRDE; this is encoded by the coding sequence ATGAACGAACTCGATGTGCAGCAGGTTGCCACGCTGGCCAGGCGTGTCCTCGATGAAATCGAGCGGGCGGTGATCGGAAAGCGGGCTGCTCTCGAGCTGATGCTGCTGTCGATTCTGTCGGACGGTCACATCTTGATCGAGGATTATCCGGGACTTGCGAAGACGCTGATGGCTCGCTCGTTCGCTCAAGTCACGGATCTGGCATTCAACCGTGTGCAATTCACCCCCGATCTGATGCCGATGGACGTGACCGGGTCCATGGTGCTGGGTGCCGGACGACAGCTCGAGTTTCGTCGAGGGCCCGTGTTCACGAACCTGCTGCTCGCCGACGAGGTGAACCGTGCGCCGGCGAAAACGCAGGCGGCCCTGCTGGAGGCGATGCAGGAACGCCAGGTGACCGTGGACGGCGTGACACATCCGCTCGATCGGCCATTCCTGGTCATGGCGACTCAGAATCCGATCGAGTACGAAGGCACCTATCCACTGCCGGAGGCGCAACTCGACCGCTTTCTGATGCGACTCTCCGTCGGGTATCCGGAGCCGGAAGACGAATGGCGAATCTTGGAGGACCGCATGGAGCGACGGTCCGACGACGTACGGCTCGACGTTGTCATCGATGGTCGGACATTGCGAGGAATGCAGCGGGTGGTCGAGAGCGTCCACGTTTCCGAGCCTGTCGGCAAATACATCGTGGATCTTGTCGGGTCGACGCGGACACGGAGAAGGACACAGGTCGGAGCGAGCCCTCGGGGATCGTTGGCGGTGATGAAGCTGTCCAGGGCGAAGGCTGCGGTCGATGGGCGAGACTTCGTCACACCCGACGACGTCAAACGCGTTGCCATCCCTGCCCTTGCGCACCGCATCATCCTGCGCCCCGAGCTCTGGGTTCAGGACGTCCGGGGCGAAGACGTCGTGGAAGAGTGCCTCGACACCGTTCCCACTCCACCATCCGTGCCGCGCGACGAATGA
- a CDS encoding PQQ-binding-like beta-propeller repeat protein, translating to MLLTVVTVFAAVVGGWQLARLVAGVETTSTTVVGVAPVVTTAASTSTTHAVITTTSTSTTTTTVPFARFGDARTVGRHVGSVDGLTMFRGNPSRTFYGEGPVPDNPAVLWRYPDAAMCGRSSVHNETRLWCGTGWTGQPVVWSRDDGVTEIIIGAFDKAVHFIDADTGIDTRPPFPTGDLVKGSGSLDPDGYPLYYFGSRDNNLRILALDRDVPTELWALNANVVAGMWNNDWDSDPVIIDDILFEGGENSYFFAYRLNRSYGPDGLVDVNPEPLVQFPAFTDELVRKVGREQSIENSVAVYENRVYFANSAGRVVGLDLTRIDDGEAPVVFDYWDGDDTDATITVDRQGMLYVAIEMQRFNERSREVGQIIKLDPYTDGDPRQWGVAVPPIGNDEGGVWATPALGDGVLYVATHPGELLAIDTETGEVVWRDEVGWHAWSSPVIVDDTLVQAVNCGVGGALRAYDLTDPRSPVQVWETAPVGGCIESTPAIWKGRIYVGSRDGFFYAFGDG from the coding sequence ATGCTGCTCACGGTGGTGACCGTTTTCGCCGCGGTCGTCGGCGGATGGCAGCTCGCGCGGCTCGTGGCAGGTGTGGAAACGACGAGCACGACCGTCGTTGGTGTGGCGCCCGTCGTCACGACTGCCGCGTCAACGTCGACTACGCACGCGGTCATCACCACGACGTCGACATCGACGACGACCACCACGGTTCCTTTTGCTCGGTTTGGTGATGCTCGCACGGTTGGACGCCACGTCGGATCTGTCGATGGGCTGACGATGTTCAGGGGGAATCCGAGCCGCACGTTCTACGGGGAGGGCCCGGTCCCGGACAATCCGGCGGTTCTGTGGAGGTACCCGGATGCGGCAATGTGCGGCCGATCGAGCGTGCACAATGAGACGCGTCTGTGGTGCGGTACGGGATGGACGGGCCAGCCCGTGGTCTGGTCACGTGACGACGGTGTTACCGAGATCATCATCGGCGCTTTCGACAAGGCCGTCCATTTCATCGATGCCGATACCGGAATCGACACGAGGCCGCCGTTCCCTACCGGTGATCTCGTCAAAGGCTCCGGTTCTCTCGATCCGGACGGGTATCCCCTGTACTACTTCGGATCGAGAGACAACAACCTGCGCATCCTGGCACTCGATCGCGACGTTCCCACCGAGCTGTGGGCCCTGAACGCGAACGTCGTCGCAGGCATGTGGAACAACGACTGGGACAGCGATCCGGTGATCATCGACGATATCCTCTTCGAGGGCGGCGAGAACAGCTATTTCTTCGCCTACCGGCTCAACCGCTCATACGGTCCGGACGGACTGGTTGACGTGAATCCCGAGCCACTCGTTCAGTTTCCCGCCTTCACCGACGAGCTCGTCCGGAAGGTAGGGAGGGAGCAGAGCATCGAGAACTCGGTGGCCGTATACGAGAACCGTGTGTATTTCGCCAACTCGGCAGGGCGGGTCGTCGGGCTGGACCTGACCCGTATCGACGATGGAGAGGCCCCGGTGGTGTTCGACTACTGGGACGGTGACGATACGGATGCCACGATCACGGTCGATCGCCAGGGGATGCTGTATGTCGCCATCGAGATGCAGCGGTTCAACGAGCGGTCGAGAGAGGTCGGGCAGATCATCAAGCTCGATCCGTACACGGACGGTGACCCTCGGCAGTGGGGGGTTGCGGTTCCTCCGATCGGCAACGACGAGGGAGGTGTGTGGGCAACTCCGGCACTCGGCGACGGAGTGCTCTACGTCGCCACCCACCCCGGGGAGCTGCTGGCGATCGACACCGAGACCGGTGAGGTCGTGTGGCGCGACGAGGTTGGCTGGCACGCCTGGTCGTCACCGGTGATCGTGGACGACACGCTGGTTCAGGCGGTGAACTGTGGGGTGGGCGGGGCGCTGCGAGCCTACGACCTCACGGATCCCCGCTCTCCCGTGCAGGTGTGGGAGACCGCTCCGGTGGGTGGATGCATCGAGTCGACTCCGGCGATATGGAAGGGCCGGATCTACGTGGGGTCTCGGGACGGATTCTTCTACGCGTTCGGGGACGGGTAG
- a CDS encoding sugar transferase, with the protein MYTTLKRALDILLATALLLILLPAIAAVAIAVKLNSHGPVFFHQTRVGLNGKQFAMLKFRTMLHNADETIHLEHLEHLKGQPNRSRLKMEDDPRVTPIGRLLRKGSLDELPNLWNVIRGEMSLVGPRPLVPAESELLGDPTRRIAKPGITGLAQVHGRDAISPEQRNRYDAEYVRTRTLLLDLKILAATIPAIIRDPGE; encoded by the coding sequence ATGTATACGACGTTGAAACGCGCACTCGACATCCTCCTCGCGACCGCACTGCTGCTGATCCTCCTGCCGGCGATAGCCGCCGTGGCGATCGCCGTGAAACTCAACTCGCACGGACCGGTCTTCTTCCACCAGACGCGGGTCGGCCTGAACGGGAAACAGTTCGCGATGCTGAAGTTCCGGACGATGCTGCACAACGCCGACGAAACCATCCATCTCGAGCATCTCGAGCATCTCAAAGGACAGCCGAACCGGAGCCGCCTCAAGATGGAGGACGATCCTCGCGTAACACCGATCGGCAGACTGCTTCGCAAAGGTTCCCTCGATGAACTCCCAAACCTCTGGAATGTCATCCGGGGAGAGATGTCGCTCGTCGGCCCGCGACCACTCGTCCCTGCAGAATCCGAGCTGCTCGGCGACCCCACACGGCGAATCGCGAAACCCGGAATCACCGGGCTGGCGCAAGTGCACGGCAGGGATGCCATCTCACCCGAGCAACGCAACCGCTACGACGCCGAGTACGTCCGCACCAGGACGCTCCTGCTCGACCTCAAGATTCTCGCCGCAACGATTCCGGCAATCATTCGTGACCCCGGCGAGTAG
- a CDS encoding MarR family transcriptional regulator produces MIPPGQSTGELVKALGTSKSSTSTMSRLLEQVGLIDRYRKPGSREMHHRVTPGAWQTVFERQGDEIINLRRLAERGIAAVGNDTNRGNRLVEMRDAFLFWEREWPALMERWKKGTT; encoded by the coding sequence GTGATCCCCCCCGGCCAGTCCACGGGCGAGCTGGTGAAGGCACTGGGCACCTCGAAGAGCTCCACGAGCACGATGAGTCGTCTTCTCGAGCAGGTGGGGCTTATCGACCGGTACCGAAAGCCGGGATCCCGCGAGATGCACCACCGTGTCACACCCGGAGCTTGGCAGACGGTCTTCGAGCGCCAAGGAGATGAGATCATCAACCTGCGCCGGCTGGCTGAACGTGGCATCGCCGCCGTCGGCAATGACACGAACCGAGGAAACCGCCTCGTGGAGATGCGCGATGCCTTTCTCTTCTGGGAACGAGAGTGGCCTGCACTCATGGAACGCTGGAAGAAGGGGACCACATGA
- a CDS encoding LCP family protein, protein MLLVTFALVVAAGVVASEGLSNLLKVLVRPDVLVGIFVGNIVLFALRVASAIDAYRLGSGVSSGLLRPEAAGLFIILAAILLIVPHAYLGYADLVTHRAISSVFESASSTLTTAAAVVSTTAGGSNTSAPTSTVTLPTTTTTTAPLWAGQGRLNILLLGGDAGVGRTGIRTDTMMVVSIDPETGDSAILQVPRNFARMPLPTNLRINECNCFSDIANAIYQFGEKHPDLYPDAADPGAALIMASFQRLMGIPIHYYALVDLEGFVDMVDAVGGVSIYVSKRVYDKNYPHEDGSTEVIDIQPGEYHMDGHLALAYARSRHGSDDYNRMGRQRCVLEAMLKEANPVTMALRIGPIADAISSYVKTNIPIEQLPNLIDLLPKLDSDRIVSVRFMPPTYVAGYTKDRYSIPDVDKIRQTVSLVMSVPAQEAIAALELKPLSSTCEKPEPATTTTTTTTTTTTTTTTTTATTSP, encoded by the coding sequence ATGCTCCTTGTCACGTTTGCGCTGGTGGTTGCCGCCGGAGTCGTTGCCTCCGAAGGACTGTCGAACCTGCTGAAGGTGCTTGTCCGGCCGGACGTTCTCGTCGGTATCTTCGTCGGCAACATCGTGCTCTTCGCTCTGCGGGTGGCTTCCGCGATCGATGCGTACCGTCTCGGCTCGGGGGTTTCGAGTGGTTTGCTTCGACCTGAGGCCGCCGGACTGTTCATCATTCTTGCCGCGATTCTTCTCATCGTTCCCCACGCATATCTGGGGTACGCGGACCTGGTCACCCATCGGGCGATCAGCTCCGTGTTCGAGTCTGCCTCTTCGACGTTGACGACGGCGGCGGCAGTGGTATCGACGACTGCCGGAGGGAGTAACACGAGTGCGCCGACCAGCACGGTGACGTTGCCGACGACCACCACGACGACTGCCCCTCTTTGGGCAGGCCAGGGAAGGTTGAATATCTTGTTGCTCGGTGGTGACGCGGGAGTGGGGAGGACCGGGATTCGCACCGATACGATGATGGTGGTGAGCATCGACCCGGAGACCGGGGATTCGGCGATCCTGCAGGTGCCACGCAACTTCGCACGAATGCCGCTGCCGACGAATCTGCGCATCAACGAGTGCAACTGCTTTTCCGACATTGCCAACGCGATCTATCAGTTCGGGGAGAAGCATCCGGATCTCTATCCCGACGCAGCCGATCCCGGGGCGGCGCTGATCATGGCTTCGTTCCAGCGCCTGATGGGCATTCCGATCCACTACTACGCGCTCGTCGATCTGGAAGGGTTCGTCGACATGGTGGACGCCGTCGGGGGAGTATCGATCTACGTTTCCAAACGGGTATACGACAAGAACTACCCGCATGAGGATGGGTCGACCGAAGTGATCGACATCCAGCCGGGCGAATACCACATGGACGGGCACTTGGCGCTCGCATACGCACGATCCCGGCACGGCTCCGACGACTACAACCGGATGGGACGGCAGCGCTGTGTCCTCGAGGCGATGTTGAAGGAGGCCAATCCTGTCACGATGGCACTGAGGATCGGGCCGATCGCCGACGCGATCTCCAGCTATGTCAAGACAAACATTCCGATCGAGCAGCTCCCCAATCTGATCGATCTGCTGCCGAAACTGGACTCTGACCGGATCGTCAGCGTTCGCTTCATGCCGCCGACCTATGTTGCCGGGTACACGAAAGATCGATACTCGATTCCGGATGTGGACAAGATCAGGCAGACGGTGTCTCTCGTGATGAGTGTCCCCGCACAGGAGGCGATCGCTGCGCTCGAGCTGAAACCGCTGTCGTCGACCTGTGAAAAGCCGGAGCCTGCGACCACGACGACGACCACCACGACCACCACGACCACCACGACGACCACCACGACGGCCACGACGAGTCCGTGA
- a CDS encoding DUF4129 domain-containing protein, which produces MNKLEPTPRWVVAVLGLALLTLLTVVAIGARQIPGATGDSQLPLDSRAMGQILAVTAWLVMVALLIWIMLPGGVRKKQRTPPKRKSWLAAALVLVALLAVFMQVGKFTQSGKQHSDLTAEQPSTMLSVPNAQNPTAVSMGSRAALPAGSTAGLLLVAAAVVLAVVALSAIGKGRNDQSDMEPVEEPDFSSVIDDLLAELEHSGDPRAVVIGAYARMEQALGKDGMSRRSTEAPLEFLDRALRQLDVSGHAAKRLTGLFAEARFSPHVIDEGMSAEAIDALREIRDELRAKA; this is translated from the coding sequence GTGAACAAGCTGGAACCGACTCCCCGCTGGGTCGTCGCGGTGCTCGGCCTGGCTCTGCTGACGCTCCTGACGGTCGTGGCGATCGGTGCACGGCAGATTCCCGGCGCGACCGGTGATTCACAATTGCCGCTGGACTCGCGAGCGATGGGACAGATCCTCGCGGTCACCGCCTGGCTGGTGATGGTCGCGTTGCTGATCTGGATCATGTTGCCGGGTGGGGTACGGAAGAAGCAAAGGACGCCCCCGAAGCGGAAGTCGTGGTTGGCGGCTGCCTTGGTACTGGTCGCTCTGCTGGCCGTGTTCATGCAGGTGGGAAAGTTCACACAGTCGGGAAAGCAGCATTCGGATCTCACGGCGGAGCAGCCGTCGACGATGCTGAGTGTCCCGAACGCGCAGAACCCGACCGCCGTGTCGATGGGGTCGCGTGCAGCCTTGCCGGCCGGCTCGACGGCAGGGCTTCTGCTCGTGGCGGCCGCAGTGGTCCTGGCGGTCGTGGCACTGTCTGCAATCGGGAAGGGGAGGAACGACCAGTCCGACATGGAGCCTGTCGAGGAGCCTGACTTCTCGAGCGTCATCGATGATCTCCTCGCAGAGTTGGAGCACTCCGGCGATCCGAGAGCCGTCGTGATCGGAGCGTACGCGCGAATGGAGCAGGCGCTCGGAAAGGACGGCATGTCGCGCCGCAGCACGGAAGCGCCACTGGAGTTCCTCGACCGGGCACTTCGCCAGTTGGATGTGAGTGGACATGCCGCGAAGCGTCTCACCGGCCTGTTTGCGGAGGCGCGTTTCAGTCCGCATGTGATCGATGAGGGAATGTCGGCGGAGGCGATCGATGCCCTTCGTGAAATCCGTGATGAGTTGAGGGCCAAGGCATGA